The Polyangium mundeleinium genome contains the following window.
CGGAGGCGGAATCGCAGCCGGAGGCGGTGGCGGCGGCAGCGGTGGCGGTGGCGGCGGTGGCGGCGGATCTTCCTTCGCCGCCGCCTCATCCGATCGCGCCACGTCACCTGCGCGCCCGAAGAGCTTCTGCCAGAACGTCGGGGGTTTGCCGTCGCTCATCCGGCGCCCGCCTCCTCATCCCGCGCGTGCAGCGAGAATGGCGGCGGCACCACCTCTCCGAACACCCGGGACGACCAGCGCTCCCATAACTCGTCCGCCTCGACCCCGCGCGGTGCAGCGGCGAGCGCGAGTGCCGACAGATCCGGCCGCCGCATCGATTCCCCGACCAGCACGGCCCATTCCGTGACGCACCGATACCCCGACGCCGGGGATACCTTCGCGAGATCCGGAAACACCTCGCGCAGCTTCTTCGCCGCCGCCGCGTGATCCCCGCGCGCCACGTCACAACGCGCACGCACGAGCGTCATCGACACCGTCTCGGCCACGTCGCGCATCGGCGCCGCGTCGATTACCTTTTCCGCATCGGCCAGGAGCCCCATCTCGTGCACGAGCGTCCAGGCCCGCCGCATCGGCAGCTCCGCCCGCGCCAGGCAACGCGCGGCCGGCTCCCATTTCCCCGCCGCGTGAAAACAGCGCGCCGCGTCCACCCATTGCTCCGCGCGCTGATAGGCCGTTGCCGCCTCAACAAACCGTCCCTTTCGCTCGAGCAGGACCCCGAGGCTCCCCCACGCCGCGGCCGCCTCGAAACACCGGAGCGCCTCGTCCTCGTCCCCGTTCGAGAGCCAGCACCGCCCGGCCGACGCCCATAATTCCCGCGGCGACGTCATTCGACCTCCGGCACCAGCGGCCCGCCCTCCGCCTCCTCGGCGGGTTCCTCGCGCGCGCCCCCGGCCTCACGCAGATCGGCGCCCTCCGGCCCCACCTCCCGCAGCCGCGGGAAAGCCGCGACGAACCGCCCCACCTCGGCGGCGATGCGATCGTGCTCGGCCTCGGGCAGGTGGCGATCCTGATCGTCCACCAGAAACTCCTCGACCTCCCCCGTCACCTTGTTGAAACGAAATCGCACGAGCGTCGGCATGGCGCGCCTCCTACCTCGGCAGCTCGAACTCGATTTCGAGCACGTCACCGTCCTCGTGCACCGAAATGCCCTGCGCTCCACGGTGCCGCGCCATGGCGAGCAGCGCGTCCCGGTATGCTCGCGCGAGCAGCGCGTGAAAGGCCCGCCGCGCCTCCGCGAAGACCCGATCCGCGCGCCCCTCCACCTGCCGCTGGAGCTCTGCTTGCCGCTCCGCCGCGCGCGCCTCGAAATCGGCCTCCGCCGCGCGCGCCGCCTGCGCCTCGACTTCCGCGCGCACGGACAGCTCCGCGTCGCTCGCCGCCTGCGCGACCCGCGCCCGCGCCGCCGCGTCGAGCGCGACCTGCGCCGCGGCCCGCGCATCCACGTCCGCCGCAGCCCGTGTCCTCCCGTTGTATCCGTCGTCGTAATAGGCCCCTGTCCCGCGCGCCGAGATCTCCTCCTCCACGCGCCCCGACAAACGCCTCTCCGCCTCGCCCCGCCCGACCACCTCCGCGCTTTGCGTCGCCACAATCGTCAAGCTCCGATCGTCCGGCGAATACAGCGCATATCCTCCCTCGATGGCGTACCGGTATCCCTCCGGCACCTCCCGCCACGCGAGATCCCCCGCGTCGAGCGCGCGCTCCAATGCGGCCAGGGCCGGCGCGCCGAGCGACGCCGCGAGCGATTGACGGATCCGCACCTCGCCGCGCACCGTCCCCGTCCGCGACGCCACGCGGCGCACCTCACGCTCCCATGCCTCCACGATTGCGCGTGTCGCCGTCACCTCCACCCGACGCGGATTGCACATCACGCCTCCTCGAGCCGCGCGAGCACGCGGCGCACGACGACCTCGATTCGTTCCCGGAGCTCCCGCCCGTCCGGGTGATCCAGAATCACCTCGCGCCGCAGGCGATTGAGCGCCATCAAATGCGCGGAGATCGCCGTCTCCCCGCGCAAGCTCCCCTCGCGCTCCTCCAGCGTCTCCAGGTCCGCGAGAATGTACTTTTGCCCTCGCGCCCGCGGCGCCTTCGCGCCCCCGGCCTCGGTGATCTGCGCTTCCACCACGCGTCGCAGGATCGGAGCGTCCGACGGCCGCGACCACACGTGCTTGATCGGCCACAGATCCTCGACCGCCGCCTGCTCCCGCCCCGCGACGAGCGCCGCGCCCGCGACGAGCCGGAGCCCCTTCACGATCCGCCGATCCGAAAGCTCCAGCCCCTCGGCCCGTGTATCTCGCAGGATCTGCTCGTACAGCGGCCGCACCTCCGAGAGCTTCACCTCCGCGAGATGATATTGCAGCCCCCGCACCGCCGATTCCTTCAACATCGGCACCACGGCCGTCCCCTCCCCGCGCTCGCTCCTCTTCGCCGCGTCGAGCCGCTCCACTTCCAGGTCCCAGCCTCGATCGAGCAATTCTCCGAGCCCCTCGTCCGGCGCCGGCGGGGCCAGCACCCGCAGCGCGAACCGATCGGCGAACGCCTTCAGCGTCGGATCGTCCGGCAGCTCGTTCGAGGCCCCGACGAGCGACATCAGCGGCACCCGCTGCCGGACGGGGCCATTATGAAACACCCTCTCGTTCACCAGCGTGAGCAGCGTATTCAGGATCGCGCTCCCGCCCTGGAACACCTCGTCGAGGAATGCGATCGTCGCCGAAGGCAACATCCCCTCCGTGCGCACGTGGTACCGCCCTTCTTGAAATGCAGGCAGATCCAGCGGCCCGAAAATCTCGGCCGGCTCCGTGAACCGCGTGAGCAGGTAATGAAACCGCGGCGCGTCGATCTGCTCGGCGAAACGCGTCAAGAGATCACTCTTCGCCGTGCCCGGCGGCCCGAGCAAGAGCACGTGCTCCTGACAAACCGCGCCGAGCACGAGGATGTCGACCGCCTCGTCCCGCAGAAAAAACTGCCGCTTCAGCTCCTTCGCGAGCCGCGACAGCCGCTCCACCGTCCGAAGGGTCGCCTCCGGATAACTCACGTCGATCCTCCTCCAGACGTCCCATTCCCGCCGGGGCCATTCCCCGACGCAAGCGTGAACAAGGCCCCCGACGGCCGCCGCGGCCCGGGCCCCGACGCCGCCCGCGCGGCGACAGCCACGATCGGCGCAGCCCCTTCGAGCCTTTGCTCGTCGGCCGCCGCGCGAATCCTCCCGACCAGAAACCCGAGCCGCTCCGCTGTCGGCTCGACCGGCGGCGTCTCGCAAAA
Protein-coding sequences here:
- a CDS encoding tetratricopeptide repeat protein, whose protein sequence is MTSPRELWASAGRCWLSNGDEDEALRCFEAAAAWGSLGVLLERKGRFVEAATAYQRAEQWVDAARCFHAAGKWEPAARCLARAELPMRRAWTLVHEMGLLADAEKVIDAAPMRDVAETVSMTLVRARCDVARGDHAAAAKKLREVFPDLAKVSPASGYRCVTEWAVLVGESMRRPDLSALALAAAPRGVEADELWERWSSRVFGEVVPPPFSLHARDEEAGAG
- a CDS encoding AAA family ATPase, which codes for MSYPEATLRTVERLSRLAKELKRQFFLRDEAVDILVLGAVCQEHVLLLGPPGTAKSDLLTRFAEQIDAPRFHYLLTRFTEPAEIFGPLDLPAFQEGRYHVRTEGMLPSATIAFLDEVFQGGSAILNTLLTLVNERVFHNGPVRQRVPLMSLVGASNELPDDPTLKAFADRFALRVLAPPAPDEGLGELLDRGWDLEVERLDAAKRSERGEGTAVVPMLKESAVRGLQYHLAEVKLSEVRPLYEQILRDTRAEGLELSDRRIVKGLRLVAGAALVAGREQAAVEDLWPIKHVWSRPSDAPILRRVVEAQITEAGGAKAPRARGQKYILADLETLEEREGSLRGETAISAHLMALNRLRREVILDHPDGRELRERIEVVVRRVLARLEEA